The Chryseobacterium nakagawai genome has a segment encoding these proteins:
- a CDS encoding S41 family peptidase — MKNYSVIFILAMLSSCASIRRHNEQRASCIPPEQLKEDVDFAYSKLQQMHPQLYWYIPKQELDHKFDSLKQTLNEPLTPLQFYFKLQPVVAGIREGHLSLRVPRKKFTKREIKELEQKKGLFSRFGYYISGDQMYITENRDSIEKIQPGTEVLSINNIPVSDYIKKYRNVISSDGYNTTFQPYFLKDLFFNYYTAENGLADKAIIETLYKGEKRTYTLTRESKLDTDIQKDKEMNKRTPEKKLNDYVAASNSYNRSFRFLDKDSTIAYIKVKSFSREYSGEFYKKTFSKIKNAKSDYLIIDVRNNYGGSLYEINNLYSYLTDKPFTLIKPSQVTSRDIPLRTNYFRKSTPLDYAIKSISYPSYFFAQAFSTYKKDGKVFYKMKADKPTKPNKEAFHGKVFVLINGGSFSASSIITAKLKNDKRATLVGEETGGANDGTVAGFYSYQKLPNSEITFPIGLLLVQPNIDFSDTKKGVIPDIEIKENMQDIIDKKDPQLDWIRNEIGKEKAEKN; from the coding sequence TTGAAAAATTACTCGGTAATATTTATTCTGGCCATGCTTTCCTCATGTGCGTCTATCAGAAGGCACAACGAACAGCGGGCCTCATGTATCCCACCGGAGCAGCTTAAGGAAGATGTAGATTTTGCCTACTCAAAACTCCAGCAGATGCATCCACAACTGTATTGGTATATCCCCAAACAGGAATTAGATCATAAGTTTGACAGTCTTAAGCAAACCCTTAACGAACCTCTTACCCCACTTCAGTTCTATTTTAAACTTCAACCTGTAGTTGCCGGAATCCGGGAAGGACATCTTTCATTAAGAGTTCCGAGAAAAAAATTCACAAAAAGAGAAATTAAAGAATTAGAACAGAAAAAAGGACTGTTCAGCAGATTTGGTTATTATATTTCCGGAGATCAAATGTATATTACGGAAAACAGAGATTCTATTGAAAAGATTCAACCGGGAACTGAGGTTCTGTCTATCAACAATATTCCGGTATCGGACTATATCAAAAAATACAGAAACGTTATCAGCAGTGACGGGTATAATACTACTTTTCAGCCCTATTTTTTAAAGGATCTCTTTTTCAATTATTATACTGCAGAAAACGGATTAGCAGACAAGGCCATCATCGAAACGCTTTATAAAGGTGAAAAACGTACTTACACTTTAACGCGGGAATCAAAATTAGATACCGATATTCAAAAGGATAAGGAGATGAATAAGCGTACTCCGGAGAAAAAACTCAATGATTATGTTGCGGCCAGCAACTCTTATAACCGAAGTTTTAGGTTTCTGGATAAAGACAGTACGATTGCTTATATAAAAGTGAAAAGTTTCTCCCGTGAATATTCGGGCGAGTTTTATAAAAAAACTTTTTCAAAGATTAAAAATGCAAAATCAGATTACCTCATCATAGATGTCCGTAATAATTATGGAGGTTCTCTTTATGAGATCAATAATCTGTATTCCTATCTTACAGATAAACCTTTTACCCTGATAAAACCTTCACAGGTTACCTCAAGAGATATCCCGTTAAGGACCAATTATTTTAGAAAAAGTACTCCGTTAGACTATGCCATTAAAAGTATCTCTTATCCAAGTTACTTTTTTGCCCAAGCTTTTAGTACTTATAAAAAGGACGGAAAGGTTTTCTACAAAATGAAGGCTGATAAACCTACAAAGCCCAATAAGGAAGCTTTTCACGGTAAAGTTTTTGTTCTTATTAATGGCGGAAGCTTTTCTGCCTCTTCTATTATTACGGCAAAGCTTAAGAATGATAAAAGAGCAACTCTTGTAGGAGAAGAAACAGGAGGTGCCAATGACGGAACAGTAGCAGGTTTTTATTCTTATCAAAAACTGCCTAATTCCGAGATTACATTTCCAATCGGACTGCTTCTGGTACAACCGAATATTGATTTTTCAGACACTAAAAAAGGAGTGATTCCAGATATAGAGATCAAAGAAAATATGCAGGATATTATTGATAAAAAAGACCCGCAACTGGATTGGATAAGAAATGAAATTGGTAAGGAGAAGGCAGAGAAAAATTAA
- a CDS encoding MBL fold metallo-hydrolase, whose amino-acid sequence MMYWILVVVILLAATYCIVINRPAFGAVPKGKRLERIRQSKLYRNKQFQNISHTPSLAEGYKMTKVTYDFFLGKKHPLLKPLKEIPSLPSDLKSLDKNTDVFIWLGHSSYYIQTDGISFLIDPVLSLYGSPFKYFNKAFKGSDIFKPEHIPDLDYLVITHDHFDHLDYPTVKSIKDRTGMAIVPLGVGAHLERWGYTEQQLIEEEWGTEVELKNNIKLIFTPARHFSGRRLKQNDTLWTSYVLETPTKKLFLGGDSGYDSHFKMIGEKYGPFDYAILENGQYGEAWRYIHTLPEDVIQAAIDIDARHIIPVHAAKFALALHPWNEPLQKITSLGKEKGLDILTPMIGEVVDLNLKDQQFSVWWEA is encoded by the coding sequence ATGATGTATTGGATTCTTGTGGTTGTGATTCTGTTGGCAGCAACCTATTGTATAGTAATTAACAGACCGGCATTCGGTGCAGTACCAAAAGGAAAACGATTGGAACGTATCAGACAGTCGAAGCTTTACCGGAATAAACAATTTCAGAATATCAGTCATACACCCTCCCTTGCGGAAGGCTATAAAATGACCAAAGTAACCTATGATTTCTTTTTAGGAAAAAAGCATCCTTTACTGAAGCCTTTAAAAGAAATTCCTTCCCTTCCTTCAGATTTGAAAAGTCTGGATAAAAATACAGATGTTTTCATCTGGTTGGGGCATTCATCTTATTATATACAGACCGATGGCATTTCATTTTTAATTGATCCTGTATTAAGCCTGTATGGCTCACCTTTCAAATACTTTAATAAAGCGTTTAAAGGATCTGACATTTTTAAACCTGAGCACATTCCGGATCTGGATTATCTTGTGATTACCCACGATCATTTTGATCATCTGGATTACCCGACTGTTAAATCCATTAAAGATCGTACCGGAATGGCTATTGTTCCATTAGGAGTTGGGGCACACCTGGAAAGATGGGGATATACGGAACAACAACTTATCGAAGAAGAATGGGGAACGGAAGTTGAGCTAAAAAATAACATAAAACTGATCTTTACTCCGGCAAGACATTTTTCAGGAAGAAGATTAAAGCAGAATGATACCCTTTGGACTTCCTATGTACTGGAAACTCCTACTAAAAAATTATTCCTTGGAGGTGACAGTGGTTATGATTCCCATTTTAAAATGATAGGAGAGAAATATGGACCTTTTGATTATGCTATTCTTGAAAACGGACAATATGGTGAAGCATGGAGGTATATTCATACTTTACCGGAAGATGTCATTCAGGCAGCCATAGATATTGATGCCAGACATATCATTCCGGTACACGCTGCTAAGTTTGCATTGGCACTTCATCCCTGGAATGAGCCTTTACAGAAAATAACAAGTCTCGGTAAAGAAAAAGGGTTAGATATCCTTACTCCGATGATTGGAGAGGTAGTAGATCTCAATCTTAAAGATCAGCAATTTTCAGTCTGGTGGGAGGCCTGA